A DNA window from Candidatus Bathyarchaeia archaeon contains the following coding sequences:
- a CDS encoding ABC transporter substrate-binding protein, whose translation MGDFMLRKAITKLQAVIIAVIVIVAAIAVVLAYLYPLGPLAPDVILIGVPAPLTGPGAQMGEPIPWIVSYIENVINKEGGIFLEEYGRKIPVKFLLKDNQADFDLTATITEELIIKDKVPLILVPIGALAMPAAGMKAEKYGVPCILHFCPASTIEIIGPSQHVYYTTWSWSEVVQNILKACKLIETNGKIGLLAVNNAEGQRIHRMVKNIAPGMGFEVIDYGLYSPGLIDFSPYIERMKTDKAEICFAYCWFEESAIFWRQCHEMGYKPKVAYIGMAAAEPSTVAALGGDLGLGLIALGLFSPAFPFKDSITGKLVKELYDMYTKETGRTAGVNMASYVGFEITVDVIRRAGSLSKEKILRALSETNLNTAWGNINFKKLYDEALMKIYATVEPELLIQPDHTCVLPSVIIQWFKEDGRWVDKIIYVGRWTEIPVQAKMIPIPGSE comes from the coding sequence TAATTATCGCCGTAATCGTGATAGTTGCTGCTATTGCCGTAGTGCTAGCATACCTATATCCATTAGGTCCATTAGCCCCCGATGTAATCTTGATTGGTGTGCCAGCCCCACTAACTGGGCCAGGAGCACAGATGGGGGAGCCAATACCATGGATAGTATCATATATAGAGAACGTAATCAATAAGGAAGGAGGAATATTTCTGGAGGAGTACGGAAGAAAGATACCGGTAAAGTTTCTGCTGAAAGATAATCAAGCAGACTTCGACTTAACAGCAACAATAACAGAAGAACTGATAATAAAAGATAAAGTACCATTAATCCTAGTTCCTATAGGTGCCCTCGCCATGCCGGCCGCTGGCATGAAAGCCGAAAAATACGGTGTACCATGCATCCTACATTTCTGCCCAGCATCTACTATTGAAATAATAGGGCCTTCTCAACATGTGTATTATACAACTTGGTCATGGAGCGAAGTAGTACAGAATATATTAAAGGCTTGTAAATTAATAGAAACAAACGGTAAAATTGGTCTTTTAGCCGTAAATAATGCTGAGGGGCAACGTATCCATCGTATGGTGAAGAATATTGCGCCAGGGATGGGATTTGAAGTAATAGATTATGGCTTGTATTCTCCCGGTCTTATAGATTTCTCACCATACATTGAACGGATGAAGACTGATAAAGCTGAAATATGTTTTGCATATTGCTGGTTTGAGGAGTCAGCGATATTCTGGAGACAGTGCCATGAAATGGGGTATAAACCAAAAGTTGCGTATATTGGAATGGCGGCTGCTGAACCTAGCACTGTGGCTGCTTTAGGTGGTGATTTAGGCTTAGGCTTAATTGCCTTAGGCTTATTTTCGCCAGCTTTTCCATTTAAAGATTCCATCACTGGAAAATTGGTAAAAGAATTATATGACATGTACACTAAAGAGACGGGAAGAACGGCAGGAGTGAACATGGCTTCCTATGTTGGTTTTGAAATAACTGTGGACGTTATAAGAAGGGCTGGATCTCTCAGTAAGGAGAAAATCCTGAGGGCTCTCTCGGAAACGAATCTAAACACGGCATGGGGTAACATAAACTTCAAAAAACTTTATGACGAAGCCTTAATGAAGATATATGCTACAGTTGAACCAGAGCTACTTATCCAACCAGACCATACTTGCGTCTTGCCCTCGGTTATCATTCAATGGTTCAAGGAAGACGGCAGATGGGTGGATAAGATAATATATGTTGGGAGATGGACAGAAATCCCTGTTCAAGCAAAAATGATCCCAATACCAGGGTCCGAATAA
- a CDS encoding pyruvate formate lyase family protein, giving the protein MTDRVKKLRERVYEATFKPGYCIERAYWMTKSYMETEGEPIIIRRAKALKKILENMTIGIEDGELIVGKPTSKLVSSPLFPEI; this is encoded by the coding sequence TTGACGGATAGAGTAAAAAAGTTGAGGGAGAGGGTTTATGAGGCTACTTTTAAGCCAGGCTACTGTATCGAGAGAGCGTATTGGATGACGAAATCCTATATGGAAACGGAGGGCGAGCCAATAATTATTAGGAGGGCAAAGGCGCTCAAAAAAATCCTAGAGAATATGACTATAGGGATAGAAGATGGAGAACTAATAGTTGGCAAACCAACAAGCAAACTGGTCAGCAGCCCATTATTCCCAGAAATAG